A genomic region of Nitrospira sp. contains the following coding sequences:
- a CDS encoding septal ring lytic transglycosylase RlpA family protein encodes MDRNFRTVSYRQTGYAAIPLLAFLLLNACSSLPKGELSLDVGIKDRGVASWYGKDFHGKLAANGEVFDMTAYTAAHRKLPLGSLVRVVNLTNGKSVQVRINDRGPYIPGRMLDLSHAAALELDMVDAGTSVVQIEVIGDHRPVAQIPSSRIPAVAGQLLNTDTRAARQPARQDSGLEAPAVLPRMMPQEALYVRRERRIGSMLAADHSAHNTVPVLIVS; translated from the coding sequence ATGGATAGGAACTTCCGGACCGTGTCGTATCGCCAGACCGGATACGCAGCCATTCCCCTCCTGGCCTTCCTGCTTCTCAATGCCTGTTCTTCCCTGCCAAAAGGCGAGCTCTCGTTGGATGTAGGAATTAAGGATCGAGGGGTCGCCTCGTGGTATGGAAAGGACTTTCACGGAAAGCTTGCCGCTAACGGTGAAGTCTTCGACATGACTGCCTATACGGCAGCTCATCGTAAGCTTCCACTCGGGAGCCTGGTGCGCGTCGTGAATCTGACGAATGGCAAATCAGTTCAAGTCAGAATCAATGATCGAGGCCCGTATATTCCAGGTAGAATGTTGGATCTCTCGCACGCTGCGGCTCTCGAATTGGACATGGTGGACGCGGGCACCTCAGTTGTACAGATAGAAGTCATCGGTGACCATCGCCCGGTGGCACAGATCCCTTCCTCTAGAATTCCCGCAGTTGCAGGCCAGTTGTTGAATACCGACACACGAGCGGCCAGGCAGCCAGCTCGACAAGACTCCGGCCTTGAAGCGCCTGCGGTTCTTCCCAGGATGATGCCGCAGGAAGCTCTGTATGTTCGGCGTGAAAGACGAATTGGAAGCATGTTGGCGGCCGATCATTCTGCACATAATACCGTCCCCGTCCTGATCGTGTCTTAG